Within Streptomyces sp. SS1-1, the genomic segment CTGGGTGAGCCCGGACGTCTCCCGCCACACCTTCAACTGCCGGGCGACCGTGCGCATCACGGCCCCCGCCTCCTCGTCGTCCAGTTCCGTCTCCCAGCCGCTCATGCCATCACCCCTTCCCCGGACCAACTCGGTGCCGGTGCGCGGGGTCACCCCGGACGGCCCGGACAGAGGCCGGACAGATCCGCTCGTGCCGGAGCCTGGAAACACGTCGTGCGGCGGTGCGCGGAGCGGGGCTGCGGGCGGTAAAAAGACCAAAGAACCCAGGGAAAAAACCAACCAACCAAACCAAACCCGGCATCCGTCACTCGGCTGGGTGAATGTGGTCGGTCCGGCTGGCGTAACGGCCCGTCGAGCGTGCAGGCTCAGCCCGAGGTGGTCGCGGCATATGCGCCGGACGGCCGCACTCGACAACCGCACACATGCAACGGCCCCCGCCGGGACTGCAATCCCGATGCGAGGGCCTGACCATCGAGGAAGAATGAGGCTTCCCCATGGCTGAGCACAAGCCTATCGCTGCCGTGCCCCCGAAGCAGGAGCTTCGGCGCACCACCACCCCCTCCGGGGTCACCCACGTACGCACGTACCAGTCCGGGCAGTACGTCGTCGTCGGCAATCACCTCGCCCAGCACCGTCAGCTCTCGCTGACCGCCATCGGGCTCGCGACCCACATCTTCTCGGTGCCCGAGGGCACGCCGGTCGACATCCGCAGCCTCACCGACCGCTTCCCCGAGGGCCGGGACCGGATCGCTTCCGCCCTGCGCGAGTTGGAGGCGCACGGCTATCTGCGCCGGGTCCGCGAGCACACCGAGTCCGGTCGCCTGGTCACCCGCACGTACGCCCACCACGCCCCGGTGACGGCGGCGGCCGTCACGCCGCTGCGCGTGGCGGAGCGTCCCCCGGCCCGGCGCCGGGCCGTCGAGCGGCAGCCGGTGGCACGCGGGGACGTGCGGGCCGCTCCCGAGGAGGGCGACCAAGCGCCTCCCCCTCCGACGCCCCCGGCTGAAGCGCCCCCCGCGCAGCCGACGGCACCCCGTGACCCCCGGCACGACAGGGCTGCCGCCCTGCTGGCGGGCCTGCGCCGCGCGGACGACCGCCTGATCCTCTCGCGCCGGGATGTCGACCGGCTGACGCCGGCCGTCACCGCGTGGCTCGACAACGGGGTCTCGGCCGTCATGATCCAGCACGCGCTGACCGACAACCTGCCGATCGAGTTGAGGAACCCGGCGCGGCTGATCGGTTACCGGCTCGACGCCCTGCTGCCGGTGGCGCTGCCACCCCGTCCCGCGCCGTCGCCGCCGCTCGCGGACGGCAGGAGGGAGCGCCCCCTGCCCCTCCAGACCTGCGACGGCTGCGAACGGGCCTTCCGTGCCGCCCAGCCTGGTCGGTGCCGGGACTGCCGTTCCGTCGCCGTGCCCGCACCACCGCAGGTGGCGTGAGCGGGGTCAGCGGCAGAGGGCCTCGATGTCCTCGGCGAAGGTCGGGAACTCGGCGCGGGCCTCGTCCACGACGACCTGGGCCGGGCGGCGGGGCGTCGTGGCGTGGCGCTCCGCGAGGGCGGTGAGGGCCGCATCCGGGCGGGGCTCCCCGACCCCGAACTGCACGGCCTCCATGGGGCCGCAGCCGTCGGCCAGCATCCACAGGAAGTCCGAGAGGTTCCCCGCGACCACGCCGACCTCGCCCTCCGAGCCCATGAACACCACGGGCTGCTCGACGAGGGGGCGGCCCGGGCGCACGAGCCACAGGGCCGCGAGGCCGCCCGTCCCGTCCTGCCCGAACACGCGGTAGGCGGTGCCGTCGAGTTCACCGTTCCCCGTCCACTGGCGCAGCCAGCCGGTGGTCTCCTCGGCCGGTTCGAAGGCGTCGTAGGGCTCGAAGTCGATGCCCTCGCCGTCGGCGTAGTCGATCTCCGTGCACGCCAGTTCCGCGAGGGGCGCGGGGAGGGTGCGGTCGTCTTCTGTCGTCGTCCGGTCCACGCATGCACGGTAGGGGGCGGGACTGACAACGGGGTCCGCCGGGCCGACTGTGCGTCGGCAAAGGCACGGGTGGGGCGGGCGTAGCGTAGAGGTATGACGACGTACGGATCCTTCCCCGGTACTCGGCCGCGGCGTCTGCGGACCACCCCCGCCATGCGGCGCATGGTCGCCGAGACCCGGCTGCACCCCGCCGACCTCATCCTCCCGGCCTTCGTGCGGGAGGGTGTCAGTGAGCCGGTGCCGATCGAGGCGATGCCCGGCGTCGTCCAGCACACGCGGGACAGCCTGAAGAAGGCCGCCGCGGA encodes:
- a CDS encoding helix-turn-helix domain-containing protein, with translation MAEHKPIAAVPPKQELRRTTTPSGVTHVRTYQSGQYVVVGNHLAQHRQLSLTAIGLATHIFSVPEGTPVDIRSLTDRFPEGRDRIASALRELEAHGYLRRVREHTESGRLVTRTYAHHAPVTAAAVTPLRVAERPPARRRAVERQPVARGDVRAAPEEGDQAPPPPTPPAEAPPAQPTAPRDPRHDRAAALLAGLRRADDRLILSRRDVDRLTPAVTAWLDNGVSAVMIQHALTDNLPIELRNPARLIGYRLDALLPVALPPRPAPSPPLADGRRERPLPLQTCDGCERAFRAAQPGRCRDCRSVAVPAPPQVA
- a CDS encoding SMI1/KNR4 family protein; translated protein: MDRTTTEDDRTLPAPLAELACTEIDYADGEGIDFEPYDAFEPAEETTGWLRQWTGNGELDGTAYRVFGQDGTGGLAALWLVRPGRPLVEQPVVFMGSEGEVGVVAGNLSDFLWMLADGCGPMEAVQFGVGEPRPDAALTALAERHATTPRRPAQVVVDEARAEFPTFAEDIEALCR